From Microbacterium sp. CGR2:
GTGCCACTGACGCGGCGTGGGAAGAGCGTGGTCCCCGGATTCACGACCGAGCAGGTGCTGGTCCACACGCGGCTCGCCGCTGATGCGGTGAGTGCGACGAAGATGGATCGCCCCGAAGACGTCGAACCCAACCCGGTCACGGGCAAGATCTATGTCGCGCTGACGAACAACACCGCGAGGAAGGCCGTGGACGAGGTGAACCCCGTTTCCGGCAACCGATACGGCCACGTGGTGGAGCTCACCGAGACCGCCGGACACACCGGAACGACCTTCGGGTGGAGCATCCTGCTGCTGTGCGGAGACCCCGCGACGTTCGAGAATGCATACTTCGCCGGGTTCCCGAAGGAGCTCGTCTCACCGATCTCGTGCCCGGACAACGTCGCCTTCGACTCGCAGGGTGATCTGTGGATCTCCACCGACGGCGCTCCGAGCACCATCGGCCTGGCCGACGGCTTGTTCAAGGTGCCGCTCCGTGGGCGAGAGCGGGGCCACGTGCAGCAGTTCCTGGCCGTGCCGCGGGACGCCGAGACCTGCGGACCTGTCATCCACGACAAGGAAGGTCTGGTCTTCGTCGCGGTGCAGCACCCGGGCGAGGACGGGACGTTCGAGGCTCCGAACTCGCTGTTCCCCGACTACGGCTCTTCCGCTGCCGGAGATGTGGCCACCGCGCCACGCCCGGCCGTCGTGCAGGCCTATCGCGCCTGATCGCGTGAGGTGAGGAGCGGATGCTCAGGCGCCCTGAGCATCCGCTTCCCGCCGGACGATCCCTGAAGCGAAGGCCGCGAGGTCGATCGTGCGGCCGAGGATCCGTTCGGCAGCCCGGCGCCCGGAGGAGAAGGCCGCACCCACGGTGGCCGGCTCCGCGCCCCACGTCGCCTCTCCTGCGAAATGAAGCACGTCTTCCACAGGCCCGGACAGAGCATCGTGGTCGTGATGCGAAGCGCCGACCGGGATATGCGAATACGAGCCCATCGAGTGCGGGTCGGAGCCCCAGCGGGTGACCCAGTGTGCGACGGTTTCCCCGACGCCCGTGCCGTACAGAGCGCGGAGAGCCGTGACGGCATCCTCGATGATCTCGTGGTCGGAGAGCCCCTGCACGCGCCTGCCGAACGGCCCTGCGGCGAACGTGAGGAGTGTCGGGCGACCGCTGACCGCGGACACGTCATACCAGGAGTGCCAGTGCGCGCCGGGCTCTCCGATCGCACGCAGTGCGTAGACGTTCTCCGACCAGAACCGTTCGGAGAACTGAAGATACACCTTGTTGAACACCCCCATGCCGAGTCGTGTGATGGGCCCGGAGACGGTCTCTGGCAGCGGCGGCGCGAACGTGATCGCGTCTGACTTGAGCACGCCGAGGGGAACGGTCACGACGACGCTCTTCGCGTGGAACTCACCACGATCGGTGGTGACTCTCGCTCCGTCAGCGGAACGCTCGATGAGCCTCACCGAGTGCTCGAGCCGGACATCGAGGCCCGATGCCATGCGCCGCGGTATCTCGTCGTACCCGCCGGGGAAGATGACCTCGTCGCCGTCGATCCCATCCTCATCGAGCCCGTGCGCGTCGAGGTCGCCGATCCATGCACCGCACTGCTCCTCCACCCGGTGGCGGAAGAATTCTCGAATCTCGTCGATCCTCTCCGGCGCGAGCCCGGAGCGGTCCAGAGCGCGCTCCGTGACGTCGAGGTAGGTGTCGCCGGATGCCGCGGTGCCGATCTCCTGGACGAGCAGCTCATCCACGTGCGCCACATCGTCGATCCAGCGCTCGGTGGCGGCAGCATCCATCGCCTTGCCCGTGCCGTCGAAGTAGTCGATCGGTCGGCCTCCGGCCTGGAAGCTTCCGACCGTGTACTCGAGCGTCGGTATGTGCAGCGCCTGAACGAGGTCCCAGAGCGGCGATTCGTCGATCCCATGGATCCACGAGGCGCCCAGGTCGACGGCGAACCCGGAGTCGCGGACCGTGTGCATCCGTCCGCCGATGCGGTTCCGAGCTTCGAGGACCACGACATGCTGGCCGGCGTCGGCGAGCATCCGGGCGGCCGTGAGGCCCGACATCCCTGCACCGACCACCACGGTGTCGAAGGTGTTCACGGGGCCTCCTGTGGCGTAAACCGGCGTGGGCACTGCTGCCGTCGTGGCAGCAAGCGGTGGGCACAGGGTATCGTGGTACGGATGTCGCGCGTGCGAACAGGCGAGCGACGAGAGCTGAATAGGGAGGCCGTCATGGACATCGAACTGAGTCTGCTGCGAGGGATCGAGAAGGAGAAGGCGATTCCCTTCGAGGAGCTCGTCTCGATCATCGAGCAGGCGATCCTGACCGCGTACTCCAAGCACGTGGCTGCCGACGGGGTGACTCCGGAAGGCGTGCGCGTCCACCTCGATCGCAGATCCGGCCATGTCGCCGTGCTCCAGGTCGTCAGAGACGAAGAGGGCGCGATCATCGGCGAAGAGGATGCGACCCCCGACGACTTCGGCCGCATCGCGGCGTTCGCCGCCAAGCAGGTCATCAGCCAGCGCCTCCGCGACATCGCCGATGACGTCGTGCTCGGCGATTTCAAGGACAAAGAGGGTGACATCGTCGCGGGGGTCATCCAGCAGGGGCCGAATCCCCGGATGATCCACGTCGATCTCGGGAGCGTCGAAGCCATCCTCCCGCCTGAGGAACAGGTGCCCGGAGAGCAGTACACGCACGGTTCGCGCCTGCGGGTGTACGTCACCAGCGTCGCGAAGGGGCTCAAAGGCCCGCAGATCACTGTCTCGCGCACCCATCCCGGACTCGTGCGCAGGCTGTTCGCTCTGGAGGTACCGGAGATCGCTGCCGGGTTGGTCGAGATCGTCTCTCTCGCTCGCGAGGCCGGTCACCGCACGAAGATCGCGGTGAAAGCCAACGATCCTGCCATCAACGCCAAGGGAGCATGCATCGGCGAACTCGGGCGACGCGTCCGTGCCGTCACGGAAGAGCTGGCGGGGGAGAAGATCGACATCGTCGACCACGACCCGGACCTGGCGACGTTCGTCGCTCATGCTCTCTCGCCGGCGAAGGTCACGAGCGCGTTCATGCTCGACGCCAGCACCAAGGCCGTCCGCGCGCTCGTCCCGGACTACCAGCTGTCGCTGGCGATCGGCAAAGAGGGGCAGAACGCCCGATTGGCCGCCAAGCTCACCGGCGCGAAGATCGACATTCAGCCGGACAGCGTCCTCGACTGACCGGATTCCGCCCCGGCGCGCCCTCGGGGCGAGCGAGGCGGGGTGGAACGCAGGTGTAAGATGGAACCCGTACGAACGTGCATCGGCTGTCGCACGCGTGCTCCCCGCTCCGCCCTTCTCAGGGTGGTGTCCCAGAACAACGTGCTCGTTATCGACGAGCGTGCTGTCCTGCCGGGGCGTGGCGCGTGGGTGCATCCGGTGCCGGAATGCACGGAGGCCGCGCTGCGGCGCCGCGCTTTCGGCAGAGCACTCCGCGTGTCCGCACCGCTGGACACGCAGAACATCGAACAGCATCCACCAAGAAACAAAGGCTGAACAGCTATGGAAACAAAGTGAACGGCTCGAAATGAGACCCGTCCGCGACTAGTGGTCTGCCCTGTCTGGGTAGACCGACCCAGACAGGAGAATTGTGGCTGGTAAACCACGCGTACATGAGATCGCCGCCGAACTCGGCGTCGACAGCAAGGTCGCTCTTGCAAAGCTCAAAGAACTCGGCGAGTTCGTCAAGAGCCCGTCCTCGACCATCGAACCGCCGGTCGCGCGCAAACTTCGCGCCGCGATCGAATCCGATGGCTCGCTGAAGGCGGGCGCCGACGCGCCTGCTGCGGCAAAGCCCGCAGCGAAGACGGCCGCCAAGTCAGCCGCCAAGCCCGGTGCCAAGCAGGCACCGACCCCGGGCCCGAGGCCTGGTCCGAAGCCCGCTCCGGAGGCTCCGGCTCCCGAAGCCCCGGCCCCCGCGGCCGCAGCTCCCGAAGCTCCGGCTCCGGCTGCGGAAAGCTCCGCACCGGCAGCAGAGGCCCCGAGTGCCCCGAAGCCCGCCGAGAGCGGAGCGCCGAAGCCCGGTGCCCCGCGCCCCGGCAACAACCCGTTCTCCTCGTCGCAGGGAATGGGACAGCGTCCGGCCGGTCCCCGTCCGGGCAACAACCCCTTCGCTTCCGCGCAGGGCATGGGCCAACGCCCTAGTCCGACGCCGGGTAACATCCCGCGTCCGCAGGCACCTCGTCCCGGTGCGCCTCGGCCGGGTGCTCCTCGGCCCGGTTCCCCGCGGCCCGGCGGTGCACGCGGTGGTCCTGGCGGCCGTCCCGGCGGTGCCCCCTTCCAGCAGCGTCCAGGCGGCCCCGGCCGTCCGGGTGGTGCCGGCGGACCCGGTGCCGGTCCCGGCGCACGTCCCGGTGGCGGTTTCGCCGGTCGTCCCGGTGGCGGCGGCGGTCGTGGTCGCGGTCCTGGTGGAGGCACCGCCGGTGCCTTCGGCAAGGGCGGCGGCAAGAGCAAGCAGCGCAAGTCGCGGCGGGCCAAGCGGCAGGAATTCGAGATGCGGAGCGCCCCGGTCGTCGGTGGCGTCAACGTCACCCGTGGAAACGGGGAGATCATCCGGATGCGCCGCGGCGCATCGATCGCGGACTTCGCCGACAAGATCGAGACGCTGACCGGCTACAACGTGCAGCCGGGCACGCTCGTGACGATCCTCTTCAACCTGGGAGAGATGGCCACCGCCACCGAGTCCCTGGACGAGGCGACCTTCGAGGTCCTGGGTGCCGAGCTGGGTTACAAGATCCAGATGGTCTCGCCCGAGGACGAGGACAAGGAGCTCCTCGAGGGCTTCGGTCTCAACCTCGATCAGGAGCTCGAAGCCGAGAGCGAGGACGACCTCGAGATCCGTCCCCCGGTCGTCACCGTCATGGGTCACGTCGACCACGGTAAAACGCGACTGCTCGACGCCATCCGTCAGACCAACGTCATCGAGGGTGAGGCCGGAGGCATCACCCAGCACATCGGTGCCTACCAGGTGTGGACGGAGCACGATGGCATCGAACGTGCCATCACCTTCATCGACACCCCCGGTCACGAGGCGTTCACCGCCATGCGTGCCCGAGGTGCGCAGGTCACCGACCTCGCGATCCTCGTGGTCGCCGCCGACGACGGCATCATGCCGCAGACGGTGGAGGCGCTGAACCACGCCCAGGCGGCGAACGTGCCGATCGTGGTCGCGGTGAACAAGGTGGACAAGCCCGACGCCAACCCGTCGAAGGTGCGCCAGCAGCTCACCGAGTACGGTCTGGTCGCGGAGGAGTTCGGTGGCGACGTCATGTTCGTCGACGTCTCGGCGCGTGCGAACACCGGTATCCAGGAACTCCTGGATGCGGTGCTCCTCACCGCCGATGCCGGCCTCGACCTCACGGCCAACCCGAACAAGGCCGCTCGCGGTGTCGCCATCGAGGCGAAGCTCGACAAGGGCCGCGGTTCCATCGCGACGGTGCTGATCCAGTCCGGAACCCTCCGGATCGGTGACCCGATCGTCGCGGGAACGGCGTATGGCCGCGTGCGTGCCATGGCCGACGAGAACGGCGATGCCGTCCTCGAGGCGTACCCTTCGCGTCCCGTGCAGGTCCAGGGTCTCAACTCCGTGCCCCGGGCCGGTGACGTCTTCATCGTGACTGAGGAAGACCGCATGGCTCGCCAGATCGCTGAGAAGCGTGAAGCCGTCGAGCGCAATGCCCAGCTGGCCAAGGCCCGCAAGCGCATCTCGCTCGAGGACTTCACCCGTGCTCTCGAAGAGGGCAAGGTCGAGTCGCTCAACCTCATCATCAAGGGTGACGTCTCCGGTGCCGTCGAGGCGTTGGAGGAGTCGCTCCTCAAGATCGAGGTCGATGATTCGGTGCAGCTGCGCATCATCCACCGCGGCGTCGGTGCGATCACCGAGTCGGATGTGAACCTGGCGACGATCGACAACGCGATCATCGTGGGCTTCAACGTCCGCCCCGACACGAAGGCGCGCGAGCGCGCTGCTCGTGAAGGTGTGGACATCCGGTTCTACTCGGTCATCTACAACGCCATCGACGAGGTCGAGAGCTCGCTCAAGGGCATGCTCAAGCCTGAGTACGAAGAGGTCCAGTCGGGTGTCGCCGAGATCCGAGAGGTGTTCCGCTCCTCGAAGTTCGGCAACATCGCCGGTGTCATCGTGCGGTCGGGAACGATCACACGAAACGCCAAGGCGCGCGTCATCCGCGACGGCGTCGTGGTGGCCGATGGTCTTGCCATCGAGTCGCTGCGTCGCTTCAAGGACGATGTCACCGAGGTGCGCACGGACTACGAGGCCGGTATCGGTCTCGGCAAGTTCAACGACATCCAGATCGGTGATGAGATCGAGACGACCGAGCTCGTCGAGAAGCCTCGCGGCTGATCAATTCGATATATCTTCGGGCGTCCTTCGCTCCGGCTCGTGAGCGAGCGCGCGAGACGAAGGGCGCCCGAAGCCTGTGCGGAGAGTGAGAGAACAATGGCCGGAGAACGACAGGCACGTCTGGCGGATCGGATCCGAGTGATCCTCGCCGAGCGTTTGGAGAAAGGGCTCCGCGACCCCCGGTTGGGGTTCGTGACGCTCACCGATGTCCGTGTGAGCGGCGACCTGCAGCACGCATCGGTGTTCTACACGGTGCTGGGTACCGAGGAGGAGCGCGTCGCGAGCGGCGCCGCACTGACCTCCGCGACGGGAATGCTCCGCAGCGAGGTCGGCCGTCAACTGAGCACGCGTCTGGTGCCCACGCTCGAGTTCATCCCTGATGCATTGCCTGAGAATGCCGATCACATCAGCGCGCTGCTGCGAGAGGCGCAGGAGCGCGATGCAGAGGTCGCGAGGCTTGCGTCCTCGGCATCTCACGCCGGTGACGCCGATCCCTACCGGGTCGACGACGACGAAGAGAAGTGATTCGAGTTTGATACTCTCGGCCGTGCGGGATCGCGTCCCGCACGGCTGAGGGGGATCGGCATCGAGGGTTCGAACGCGACCGGGGAACGGATGATCCCGCGCGCCGCGATCGAGAGTCTGGTCGACGACCTCCTGCTCGACGACCTCGGCTGCGCCCCCCACGTCGTCGTCACGCTCGCGACAGCCTTGCACGGCGACAAGTCGACGATCCGTGAGGTCGTCGGACGTCTGACGCGAGCACAGCGGCGCGGTCTGCGCTCCCTCCCCGAGCCGCTCCCGCTCGTTCCCGCCATAGCGCGCACCTTCCGGGACCTGAGTCTCAGCGATCAGGACAGAGATCTTCTCCTCGCGCTCTCCCTCTCGCTCGAGGGCGAGTCGGAACCGTTGCTCGACTTCGACGGTCGTCCTGCCGAAGCGATCGTCAGCGGTCCGCTCGGCGCTCATCTCGACCTGCACGCCGGTCGCATGACGTTCGTCGATCCTCGCCTGGAGATCTGGCTGCGGGCGAGGACGGCATCGGACACCTTCCGATCCGTGCATGAGCGTCTGAGCAGAATCTGCCGAGCACGCGGCGATCTGATCGGCACCCAGTGGCACGCCGCCCGCGCAGCATTGGTACGGGATGAACAGGCGGGCGCCGAGCTGACGCGAATAGCCCGCGGATGCTCCCAGACCGGCTCGACCGACCGAGCGCTGCTCTTCGCGCGTGAGGCGTCGAACCACGCCGAAGGCGCCGATCATGACGAATGCCGCTCCATCGTGGGTACGAGCCTGATGCGCTCCGGCTTCGCTGCGGAGGCGGTCGCCTGGCTGGGGGACCTGTTCCGCGACGGAGCGGAGAGTCAGCGCCTGCAGGGGCTCGCGGGGCTCATCGCTGCCCGCTCCTGCCTGCAGGGAACCGTGCCGGAGGTCAACCCGACCTCCCTGCGGCCCTGCACCGACGACGACGGCGATTGGCATGCGTGGGCTCGGGCGACAGCGCTGACCGCGGTGCTCTGCGCCGAACGCGGTGATCGCGCCGGGATGCGCGCCTGGCTGATGGCGCTCCGGGAGGCAGCTGCGCGCGTCGGCGCGGAGCGCGAGCTGCGCGACCCTGCGGTCGCCCTGGGGACACTCATCATCGGGGAGCGCGAGTGCGATCAGGCCGAGGACGATGCGCAGGCCGAGTCTCCACGCAGCCGTGTGCTGCGGGCCCTGCAGGCGGCCATGGCCGGGGACATCGATCAGGGACTGCGTGTGCTGCGGACGGCCGACACCGCCCTGGAGCCCGAGGTCGACTCACTCGTCGCCGGATTCGAGCACAGCCCGATCATTCGCGCGTACCGTTCCGTCGTCGAGGTGCTGCTCCTCGCCTGGCGCGGCGACATCGGACTCGCGCGGGAACGCCTCACGCTCGCCGCGCTCGAACTCCCGGTCGCATTGCCGCTCGCAGGCCTGGGTGTCGTGCTCGCACGTCGACTGGACCTGGCCGTCCTGGGCGAACTCGGGCCGATATCGCGTGCTCTCACGGCTGCGCTGCCGCCCGCGGTGAAGATCGACGCTCTCATCGATCGCGGGATCGAGTCTTTCCTGGCAGGTGAGTTCGATGAGGCGGCGATGTCCGTGCGGCTCTGGCTCGATCTCGGTGCGCCGCAGACTTCACTGTGCGTACCCGGGCTCGACGAGGTCGCGCTGACGTGGGAAGGCGGTTCGTCCACCCGAGGAATCGTGGCACCGCCGGATATCTTTCTCGCGCACGCGCTACGGCTCCGCGCGGCGACGACGGCCGACAGTTCCTGGCGCACCGAGCATGACAGAGCGCAGGAGACCGCCCGTACGCTGAGATCGCCGTTCGCCAGAGGAAGGGCGGAGGCGATGCTCGGCGTCCACAGCGCGATTCGCGACGAGCTCGTCCTCGCGCGTGGGCACCTGCAGAGCGCGCAGCGTCTGTTCGAGCTTTCCGGCGCGATGGCGTGGGCGCGCCTCACCGAGGATCGGCTGGCACGGCTCGACATGCGCGACGGAGACGCCGCCGCCGTCCCCGACGCCCTGACGACGTGTCGGCACATCTGGGCGCAGGTGCTCACCGCACGCGAGGTCGAAGTGGCGATGCGGGCGGTCGGTGGGGCGGGCAACCGCGAGATCGCCGCGGCGCTGTGCGTGTCCGTCCGCACCGTGGAGGTGCATCTGGGGCGGATCTTCGCGAAGCTCGATGTGCGCGGGCGTGTGGGACTCACCGCGCTCGCACACCGTACGAATCAGCAGCTGTAGCGCGACGTTCTGGGTCAGCGGGGCAACGAGAGCAGTGCTCCGTCAGCCTCGGCCAGCCCGTCGGAGACCAGGGAATCGATCGCACGATCGCGCTGCAGCGGGTCCGGCCACTCAGGAAGCAGCGAGCCGAGCGCCACCGGCGTCGGGGCCGCCTCTCTGAGGATGCGCAGGACCGCACCCCGCGCCTGGCGGTCCGATCCTTCATACGCCGCCTGGCGTCTGCGGTCATCGCCGGTGTCCGGACGCCCCGCTTGCAGCCAGGAACACGTCGATGCGAGAGGACACACCGCACACCGGGGCGAACGCGAGGTGCACACCGTGGCTCCGAATTCCATCGAGGCCGCATTCATCGCGGCGGCGTCGGCGTCTGCGGGCGGAAGGAGGGATTCCATGAGGACGAGGTCGCGGCGCGACGGCGAAGACGGTTGCGACCGACCCTCCACCACGCGAGCGAGGACGCGCCGGGTGTTGGTGTCCACCACGGGATGCCGGTCGCCGTACGCGAACACTGCGACCGCCCGCGCGGTGTAGTCGCCGATGCCGGAGAGCGCGAGCAGGGCGTCGATGTCCCGCGGGACCGTGCCGTGGTGCCGAGTGGTGATCTCGCTCGCAGCCCGGTGCAGCCACAGAGCCCGCCTCGGATAGCCCAGATTCGCCCACTGCTGCACCACCTCGGCGCCGGAGGCTGCGGAGAGCGCGGCGGGGGTGGGCCAGCGTGCAAGCCAGGCCGCGAGGTGCGGGATCACGCGTGCGACCGGCGTCTGCTGCAGCATGAACTCGCTCACGAGCACACCCCACGCTCCGAACTGCTCATGGAACTCGGATCGCCGCCATGGGAGATCGCGGGCCGCGGTCCGGTACCACCCGACGAGGGGCCGCAGGTCTGCGCGGAGTGGGGGTGGTTTCGCGGGCACCCCGACAGCCTAAGCGAGCCAGGGAGGGCCGCACGCCCCGTCCGAGCCGTGCAGTTCCGAGAGGGACGGCATCGTAGGCTGGGGGGATGGTTTCGCCCGGCATCCTTCTCGTCGACAAGCCCCCAGGATTGACCAGTCACGATGTGGTCGCGCGGGCTCGACGGGCCTTCGGCACCCGCAAGGTGGGGCACGCCGGCACTCTCGACCCGATGGCGACCGGCCTGTTGGTGCTGGGCCTCGAAGGGGCGACGCGTCTGCTCACCTATGTCGTCGGCGCGGACAAGACGTACGCCGCGACGATCCGCTTGGGCCAGACCACGGGCACCGATGATGCCGACGGGGAGATTCTGTCCGAGGCCGCGCCGGAGGCGTGGACCGCCGTGACCGACGACGCCGTGGCCTCGGGGATCGCCGCACTGACCGGGCGCATCCCGCAGGTGCCTAGCGCCGTCTCGGCGATCAAGGTGGACGGGCGCCGCGCCTATGACCGCGTACGTGCCGGGGAGGATGTCGTGCTCGCCGCCAGAGAGGTGGTGGTGTCGCGATTCGACGTTGTCGGACGCCGGGAGGCTGACGGCACCCTGGACCTCGACGTGATGGTCGACTGTTCATCCGGCACATACATTCGGGCGCTCGCCCGCGATCTCGGGGCCGCGCTCGGAGTGGGCGGACATCTGACGGCGTTGCGGCGGACGCGCGTGGGCCCCTTCGAGGTGGCCGATGCCGTGACCGTGGAGCATCTCGAAGGGGCGCCACTGCTGACGCCGGGGCAGGCCGCGGGGCAGATCCTCACGGTCCTCGAAGTGTCGGACGACGAGGCGCGAGACCTCCGTCACGGAAAGCGACTCAGCGGTCAGGCCCGCCGGCTCGACGGGACACCTGCTGCCGCGATCGACGCACAGGGTGCGCTGATCGGGATCGTCGAGAAGCGCGGCGACGACATCAAGAGCGCGATGAACATGCCGGAGGCTGCTCGATGATCCTGTGGCTGACGATCGTGCAGATCGTGATCGCGGTGGCTGCGGGGGTCTTCTGTCTGGTGGCAGGCTTTGCCGGCCGACGACCGAGCGACTACAGCGTGGGTGCTCTCGCCCTCGTGGAAGCTGTGCTCCTCGTGCAGGTGGTGGTCGCGATCGTGGCGCCGCTCGCTGGCAATCCGCCCACCGGCGATCTCCTCGAGTACTGGGTCTATCTCGTCTCAGCGGTGCTGCTTCCCGTCGGCGCGGTGATCTGGGCACTCACCGAGCGCAGCCGGTGGAGCACGGTGATCCTCGGCGTCGCTGCGCTCGCGATCGCCGTGATGCTGTGGCGCATGCAGGTGATCTGGACCATCCAGATCGCGTGACGGCCGACGCGGACGCACCGTCCGGCCCCGCCCGCGCGGCTCTAGGATGGTAGGCGCTATGAGCTCCACCGCCCCCTCCACTCGGATGACCGGAATCGGTCGCGTCCTCGTGATCGTCTACGCCGTCATGGCGCTCGCTGCCACCGGCCGCAGCTTCGTGCAGATCGTCCGCCGTTTCGACGAGGCACCGCTGGCCTACTCGTTGTCCGCTCTCGCAGCCGTCGTCTACATCCTCGCCACGCTCGCTCTCGTCTTCGCGGGCCGCAGCGGATGGTACGCCGTCGCCTGGGTCGCGATCCTCTTCGAGCTCACCGGAGTGCTGGTGGTGGGGACACTCAGCGTCCTGCTTCCGGATCTCTTCCAGCATGAGACGGTGTGGTCGCTGTTCGGGCGCGGGTACCTGTTCATCCCGCTCGTGCTCCCGGTCTTCGGCATCTGGTGGTTGCGTACGCACCGTCCTGTGGAGTCGGACAGCCGGGTCGAGGTCAGCGCGTGATCGTGTTCCGCGGGCCGGCGGACGTGCCGGAGGACTTCGGCCCGACGGCTGTGGCCATCGGCAAGTTCGACGGCGTACACGCCGGGCACCGCGCCGTCATCGAGCGTCTCAACGACGCGGCCGCGGTCGCGGGTGGGAGATCGGTCGCGGTCACCTTCGACCGGAACCCGCTCGCCGTGCTGAGACCGGATCGATGCCCGGAGAACGTCGTCACGGTCGATCGGAAGCTCGAGCTCCTCGGAGAGCTGGGTATCGACGCCACCATGGTGCTGACGTTCGACGCGGAGTTGGCCGACCGCAGTGCCGAGGAGTTCGTGGTGGACATCCTCGTCGAGTCTCTCCACGTGTCGCGCGTGCTGGTGGGGAAGGACTTCCGCTTCGGTCGCGGGGGAGTGGGCACGCCGGACCTCCTCCGGACTCTGGGGCCGCGCTACGGCTTCTCGGTGGAAGTGGTCGACGACGTCTATCTCCCCGGTTCTTCCCGCCGAGTCTCCTCGACGTGGATCCGCGAATTGTTGACCGAGGGAGACGTCACCGGAGCTGCCCGCGTCCTCGGCCGGTACCCCGATGTGCGCGGCGAGGTGGTGCACGGCCTCAAGCGGGGTCGGGAGCTCGGCTTCCCCACCGCCAACCTCTCGCCCATCGTGGGCGCCTTCGTTCCTGCCGACGGCGTATACGCGGGATGGCTGGTCGATCACGACACCGGGATCCGCCACCCTTCGGCGATCTCCGTCGGCACCAACCCCACGTTCGACGACGTCGCGGACCGACAGGTGGAGGCCCACGTGGTCGGCGAGACCGGGCTCGACCTCTACGGACACGACGTCACCGTGGAATTCGTCCGCAGGCTCCGCGGCATGGTCGCCTTCGAGGGCATCGAGAAGCTCACCGCCCAGATCGCGACGGATGTCGCCGAAGCGGAGCGCGTGCTGGCTGAACATCCGGAGACGAATTCGTAACCTGCGGTTCCTGGTCTCGGTGCGCGGGGCGGGATGACGTAGACTGGACACCGGTTCGCACCGAGCCTCACGCGTCTCGCGTGCATCGGCGCAAACCGGATCTATCGTTCGTACGGTCCTGGCTCACGCCACACGCGGACATCGAGAACGGACCCACAGCCTCCTGAGGATGCGGTGGGCCTTCACGCTCAGGAGGAGCATGCCGACCACGGCAACCGCCGCCACGCGGCGCAGGAAGACGTCCCGGCGGGATGACGAAGCCCCGCTCATCCCGATCCTCGCGCGCAAGGTGCGCGAGATCGAGGCGAAATCGCAGCGCGGAAAGCTCGGCCCGACCAATCGCGTCAAGTTCCAGGTGATCGCCTTCCTGGTGCGCGAGGAGCGCGCGCGGGTCAAGGCGGATGCCGAGCTCGGCGATGCCGCTCGCGCAGAACTGCTGAAGCGTCTCGACGGCGTGGCGACCATCCTCGCGAAGACGGCTGCACGCGACACCTCCCTCATCCAGCTCCTCGAGGCGGATCAGGCGACCTCGCCCGTGGCGAAGCGGATGCGGCGGGATTGGCTCCTCGAGTCCGGAGCAGAACTCGCGCCCGAAGAACTCATCATCGCGGATGCTGCCCCTGTGCAGATCGCGACGATCCCCGCCGCCATCGCCGAGCGCCAGGTCACGCCTCCGAGCGTCGAAGCCCGTCAACTCGCGAACCCGTTCCTGCCACCGAACCTGACCCCGCGAGGCACCGGTTCCACCCCGCGTCGACGCCTCGACGGTTGGGAACTGATGGGCCCGCTTTACAAGGCGTTCGAGACCGGGGCGGGCGGGTCCGTCGCCTCGATGGAACTGCCTCCTGCGCCGGAATACGATCATCTGTCGCCGAAGGGGCGCGAGGTGATGGTGCACCAGTCGCGCTTCATCGAAGCGGTGCGCTCCGGACACCGAAGCTTCCTGCTCGCCGACGAACCGGGACTGGGTAAGACTGCCCAGTCTCTGCTCGCGGCATCCGTCGCCGGCGCCTACCCGCTGCTCGCCGTCGTCCCGAACGTCGTCAAGATGAACTGGGCGCGCGAGGTCGAGCGGTGGACG
This genomic window contains:
- the rbfA gene encoding 30S ribosome-binding factor RbfA, whose amino-acid sequence is MAGERQARLADRIRVILAERLEKGLRDPRLGFVTLTDVRVSGDLQHASVFYTVLGTEEERVASGAALTSATGMLRSEVGRQLSTRLVPTLEFIPDALPENADHISALLREAQERDAEVARLASSASHAGDADPYRVDDDEEK
- the infB gene encoding translation initiation factor IF-2, translating into MAGKPRVHEIAAELGVDSKVALAKLKELGEFVKSPSSTIEPPVARKLRAAIESDGSLKAGADAPAAAKPAAKTAAKSAAKPGAKQAPTPGPRPGPKPAPEAPAPEAPAPAAAAPEAPAPAAESSAPAAEAPSAPKPAESGAPKPGAPRPGNNPFSSSQGMGQRPAGPRPGNNPFASAQGMGQRPSPTPGNIPRPQAPRPGAPRPGAPRPGSPRPGGARGGPGGRPGGAPFQQRPGGPGRPGGAGGPGAGPGARPGGGFAGRPGGGGGRGRGPGGGTAGAFGKGGGKSKQRKSRRAKRQEFEMRSAPVVGGVNVTRGNGEIIRMRRGASIADFADKIETLTGYNVQPGTLVTILFNLGEMATATESLDEATFEVLGAELGYKIQMVSPEDEDKELLEGFGLNLDQELEAESEDDLEIRPPVVTVMGHVDHGKTRLLDAIRQTNVIEGEAGGITQHIGAYQVWTEHDGIERAITFIDTPGHEAFTAMRARGAQVTDLAILVVAADDGIMPQTVEALNHAQAANVPIVVAVNKVDKPDANPSKVRQQLTEYGLVAEEFGGDVMFVDVSARANTGIQELLDAVLLTADAGLDLTANPNKAARGVAIEAKLDKGRGSIATVLIQSGTLRIGDPIVAGTAYGRVRAMADENGDAVLEAYPSRPVQVQGLNSVPRAGDVFIVTEEDRMARQIAEKREAVERNAQLAKARKRISLEDFTRALEEGKVESLNLIIKGDVSGAVEALEESLLKIEVDDSVQLRIIHRGVGAITESDVNLATIDNAIIVGFNVRPDTKARERAAREGVDIRFYSVIYNAIDEVESSLKGMLKPEYEEVQSGVAEIREVFRSSKFGNIAGVIVRSGTITRNAKARVIRDGVVVADGLAIESLRRFKDDVTEVRTDYEAGIGLGKFNDIQIGDEIETTELVEKPRG
- a CDS encoding NAD(P)/FAD-dependent oxidoreductase; its protein translation is MNTFDTVVVGAGMSGLTAARMLADAGQHVVVLEARNRIGGRMHTVRDSGFAVDLGASWIHGIDESPLWDLVQALHIPTLEYTVGSFQAGGRPIDYFDGTGKAMDAAATERWIDDVAHVDELLVQEIGTAASGDTYLDVTERALDRSGLAPERIDEIREFFRHRVEEQCGAWIGDLDAHGLDEDGIDGDEVIFPGGYDEIPRRMASGLDVRLEHSVRLIERSADGARVTTDRGEFHAKSVVVTVPLGVLKSDAITFAPPLPETVSGPITRLGMGVFNKVYLQFSERFWSENVYALRAIGEPGAHWHSWYDVSAVSGRPTLLTFAAGPFGRRVQGLSDHEIIEDAVTALRALYGTGVGETVAHWVTRWGSDPHSMGSYSHIPVGASHHDHDALSGPVEDVLHFAGEATWGAEPATVGAAFSSGRRAAERILGRTIDLAAFASGIVRREADAQGA
- the nusA gene encoding transcription termination factor NusA, translating into MDIELSLLRGIEKEKAIPFEELVSIIEQAILTAYSKHVAADGVTPEGVRVHLDRRSGHVAVLQVVRDEEGAIIGEEDATPDDFGRIAAFAAKQVISQRLRDIADDVVLGDFKDKEGDIVAGVIQQGPNPRMIHVDLGSVEAILPPEEQVPGEQYTHGSRLRVYVTSVAKGLKGPQITVSRTHPGLVRRLFALEVPEIAAGLVEIVSLAREAGHRTKIAVKANDPAINAKGACIGELGRRVRAVTEELAGEKIDIVDHDPDLATFVAHALSPAKVTSAFMLDASTKAVRALVPDYQLSLAIGKEGQNARLAAKLTGAKIDIQPDSVLD
- a CDS encoding YlxR family protein is translated as MEPVRTCIGCRTRAPRSALLRVVSQNNVLVIDERAVLPGRGAWVHPVPECTEAALRRRAFGRALRVSAPLDTQNIEQHPPRNKG